The Osmia bicornis bicornis chromosome 9, iOsmBic2.1, whole genome shotgun sequence genome has a segment encoding these proteins:
- the LOC114877437 gene encoding MAP kinase-activating death domain protein isoform X2, with amino-acid sequence MDIQKKHLCPRLVDYLAIVGARLPSVSRQPVQVPELLRRYPVEDHKDFPLPLDMVYFCQPEGCTSVGPKRTALREATSFTFTLTDKDSGRTRYGICVNFYRPVERVASAVGSGMSVKRDKYNTTFRRESWRKSMEKSTDSAFSSDYRSSAVGPSDSEKDCSSSRRDSDTSHAVSAPRLGITAPSGDSESGGSHSPSPRASRRRQRVRNHSLTSLCIISHHPFFSMFRECLFVLKKIIDACNESSSPQKVGASRQTNRETVWSVLTGQTLEGTPSIVLHDVREIETWILRLLSSPVPVPTKTRVEVEIVSQSMQPPLCFALPDHTRFSLVDFPLHLPLELLGVDICLKVLTLILLEHKIVLQSRDYNALSMSVMAFVTMIYPLEYMFPAIPLLPTCMSCAEQLLLAPTPFVIGIPATFLLYKTNFKMPDDIWLVDLDSNKINPPTGAGDQLPPLPEPEGTVLKNHLRQAMQLMDQAGSGAMASMTTPQPLPQDTSPRTSLQAPSRRDSLTSHLSSLSVSSMKHRPSIDHHTHLHSTSSTVTSAASGPRRQSVSQSSGSSSPQKPMSSQHMPPFNPFIYGNDVDSVDVATRVAMVRFFNSQNLLANFTEHTRTLRLYPRPVVAFQINSFLRSRPRTSHFLNKFARTQAVEFLAEWSLTPNNVAFLRVQTGVFDPTQIGDKPKWYASSLEPIYFPVWDTGSSLANALKAMKEHENQPTDESGSDSEGAESTSSSYSSLSDFVSEMVSSDLSPSYNCTALVAQPQMALSVDPKNVYNPPSSLQYPGMEEESTTRPESPPSTSSSHSDLSSPSMNRDSEFELNPQAQEGSQSTNDKEEGGSFESDSASTITPRTILSAQSSIGQFGVGTGLLATPATISDTERPTTSHRTSRVSRYVVPIQPSGAVLQRHPSVGNVLARASSFNTGTGPLLPRQMNSNNENGSPTVPRQLSLSAGTQKQVAEGVPKQGTSNVTGNGVLRQGSQGSLFEQIATQAKDLVRETTRQSSQDGLLAQMDKLKHQAKEKITEAGEDSLFAPLEQFTQQTKKAVGEATKSVQEASKTALEASKTAAGVSKNTFDDLTYVGKSTFGDFTKSAKEVATKKGLLKGLGDTQQSPPPSPGLVQRRDSISTQLVASDNRGGRREIGRDFFSNISSDLNGIAAQTSSMFSDLFGSKNNSNRNAGLHSQSQKSDKKTPMLGPFPKSKTGLVERSSLIKHSTNKNTQEELQRMQNAERSNVNSDNQAFLTDVVNQILTGEGVGWLKLNRLKKLMEDESYRDFVVTKLNKGLNKKISPDDHIDDVCVSKPVYKGMLKCLQAVAHGLGHTYNNFGLGGMASVFQLMEIAHTHYWSKDLSEGTFDSSLMSQSSSPFGSRENLKSPQSPSQPELAEASQKSDPPQVHLEMPHGHTSPANEGNQSTTDMFLDMFTKKGKFLSRLTSFDSESGRGGGTGSSEALSTDGGSIITNPAFRQAHQASFRSTVSDSEVEQGNFPRQPKQRTGSVWSSKSSLSTGFRYHGGSLVPTTTAPSPEAARTYLFEGLLGKERSSLWDQMQFWEDAFLDAVSQERDMIGMDQGPGEMMERYKSLSESEKKRLEHDEDRLLCTLLHNLTAILVMLNVEKNELKRKVRRLLGKSHIGLIYSQELNQLLDQIHNLYGNDIDLKPLTSRQMHRQSFTVHAGVDAEGDLRFLEVRHDGLVLRSVNGVIVERWWYERLVNMTYSPKNKVLCLWRRNGGQTQLHKYYTKKCKDLYYCIKDAMEKAAARGRGANVGIELGGEFPVQDMRTGEGGLLQVCMEGVGLLFANSKFFVRLDHIRKCFTQKDGIFVLEEFNPKTRQVIQRKYKSQMADQICYSVLCVFSYLAAGLEQRKQQQIQQPQQQQHQQQQSQSHHHQFQQQQQQQQQQQQQQQQQLQRQQAQQKHHQQQRAQLLQQPQQQQQQQQQQQQQQQQLHQRQQHQSQAQQHSGSNMTQSAQGHKSTHFDSFPKHH; translated from the exons ATGGATATACAGAAGAAACACCTGTGCCCCCGCTTGGTGGATTATCTCGCCATCGTGGGGGCTAGATTGCCCTCAGTCTCTCGTCAGCCTGTGCAG GTTCCAGAATTATTGAGAAGATATCCAGTGGAAGATCACAAAGATTTTCCATTACCTTTGGACATGGTTTATTTCTGCCAGCCCGAGGGTTGCACCAGCGTCGGCCCTAAACGCACAGCCTTACGAGAGGCCACCTCATTCACCTTCACTCTCACCGACAAAGATTCCG GTAGGACACGTTACGGAATCTGCGTAAATTTCTATCGACCAGTAGAGAGGGTAGCTTCGGCGGTCGGAAGTGGAATGTCCGTGAAAAGGGACAAGTACAATACTACGTTTCGAAGGGAGAGCTGGAGGAAGAGTATGGAGAAGAGTACAGACTCTGCATTTTCTAG CGACTATAGGAGCAGTGCAGTAGGACCTAGTGATTCTGAGAAAGATTGTTCGAGCAGCAGAAGGGATTCTGACACGTCTCATGCTGTTAGCGCGCCAAGATTGGGTATCACTGCACCGAGCGGGGACAGCGAAAGCGGTGGTAGCCATTCACCATCACCGCGTGCTTCACGAAGACGTCAG AGAGTACGAAATCATTCTCTAACGTCACTATGCATCATTTCCCATCACCCTTTCTTTTCGATGTTTCGGGAATGCCTTTTCGTTTTGAAGAAGATCATCGACGCGTGCAACGAAAGTTCTTCACCGCAAAAAGTGGGTGCTTCCAGGCAAACCAACAG GGAAACAGTATGGAGCGTTCTAACCGGACAAACCCTTGAAGGAACACCGTCGATAGTTCTCCACGATGTGAGAGAAATAGAAACCTGGATATTACGATTGTTGAGCAGCCCGGTACCAGTTCCAACGAAGACACGAGTCGAGGTCGAAATCGTGTCTCAAAGTATGCAGCCACCACTCTGTTTTGCACTCCCAGATCACACTAGATTTTCTCTCGTTGATTTCCCTCTCCATCTACCCCTGGAACTTCTTGGCGTTGACATATGCTTGAAGGTCCTCACGTTGATTCTCTTGGAGCACAAG ATCGTGTTGCAATCCCGCGACTACAATGCCCTGTCGATGTCCGTAATGGCGTTCGTTACAATGATCTATCCTCTGGAGTATATGTTCCCCGCGATACCGTTGTTACCCACGTGCATGAGCTGCGCGGAACAATTGTTGCTTGCACCTACACCATTTGTTATCGGAATACCCGCTACTTTTTTATTGTACAAAACGAACTTCAAAATGCCCGATGACATATGGCTAGTGGATCTAGACAGCAATAAGATAAATCCACCTACCGGTGCGGGTGATCAATTGCCTCCGTTGCCCGAGCCAGAAGGCACCGTACTAAAGAATCACTTGAGACAG GCAATGCAACTGATGGACCAAGCCGGCTCTGgt GCAATGGCTAGTATGACGACACCGCAACCTTTGCCCCAAGACACTTCACCTCGAACGTCGTTGCAAGCACCTAGCAGAAGGGATAGCCTAACTTCTCATTTGTCCAGTTTGAG TGTTTCGTCGATGAAACACAGACCAAGCATCGATCACCATACCCACCTTCATTCAACGAGTTCCACGGTGACAAGCGCAGCCTCTGGACCACGTCGACAGTCTGTATCTCAGTCATCGGGATCTTCGTCGCCTCAGAAACCCATGTCCTCGCAACACATGCCTCCTTTCAATCCTTTCATCTACGGCAACGACGTAGACTCGGTCGACGTTGCCACCAGGGTGGCTATGGTGCGTTTCTTCAACTCCCAGAACTTGCTTGCTAACTTCACCGAGCACACAAGGACTCTGAGGCTGTACCCAAGGCCGGTGGTGGCCTTTCAGATCAATTCTTTCCTTCGGTCGAGGCCGCGCACCAGTcatttcttgaataaattcGCTAGAACACAGGCGGTGGAATTTCTGGCCGAGTGGTCCTTAACTCCAAACAACGTGGCATTCCTCAGGGTACAGACCGGTGTGTTCGACCCAACGCAAATCGGTGATAAGCCAAAGTGGTACGCTTCGAGCCTCGAACCCATTTATTTTCCTGTATGGGACACTGGTAGCTCGTTGGCGAACGCTCTAAAGGCAATGAAGGAACATGAAAATCAACCTACCGATGAAAGTGGATCAGACTCCGAGGGTGCTGAGAGTACCAGCTCCTCTTATTCTTCCTTGAGCGATTTTGTCTCTGAGATGGTGTCGTCTGATCTGTCGCCCA GTTACAATTGTACCGCACTAGTGGCACAGCCACAAATGGCTCTGTCGGTAGATCCAAAGAATGTCTACAATCCACCAAGTTCTTTGCAATATCCTGGAATGGAGGAGGAGTCAACAACCAGACCGGAAAGTCCACCGAGCACTTCCTCCAGTCATAGCGATCTGAGCAGTCCTAGCATGAACAGAGATTCAGAATTTGAATTAAATCCTCAGGCTCAAGAAGGTTCGCAGTCGACTAAT GATAAAGAGGAAGGTGGTAGCTTTGAGTCAGACTCTGCATCAACAATAACACCACGCACAATCCTGAGCGCACAAAGTTCTATAGGACAATTTGGAGTTGGCACGGGATTATTAGCCACTCCAGCAACGATCAGCGACACTGAACGTCCTACCACTTCCCACAGGACCTCACGTGTCAGTAGATATGTCGTTCCT aTCCAACCAAGCGGAGCAGTTCTTCAGCGTCATCCAAGTGTTGGAAACGTTCTGGCAAGAGCATCAAGCTTTAATACGGGCACAGGACCACTTTTGCCACGTCAAATGAATAGTAACAATGAAAATGGTTCACCTACTGTTCCTCGACAACTTTCATTGAGCGCTGGTACTCAGAAACAGGTTGCAGAAGGTGTTCCGAAACAAGGCACATCCAACGTTACTGGCAATGGCGTTCTACGACAAGGATCGCAAGGATCTTTGTTCGAACAAATTGCAACGCAGGCTAAGGATCTTGTACGGGAAACAACCAGACAGAGCAGTCAGGATGGTCTTCTTGCCCAAATGGATAAG cTGAAACATCAGGCAAAGGAAAAGATTACAGAAGCTGGGGAGGATAGTCTGTTCGCTCCGCTGGAACAG TTTACGCAACAGACAAAGAAGGCTGTAGGAGAGGCGACAAAATCTGTACAGGAAGCATCAAAGACTGCTTTGGAGGCAAGTAAAACTGCGGCTGGAGTTAGTAAAAATACTTTTGACGATTTGACGTACGTTGGTAAGAGCACTTTTGGAGATTTTACGAAAAGTGCTAAAGAAGTTGCTACGAAGAAGGGTTTACTCAAG GGTCTCGGTGATACGCAACAATCACCTCCACCATCTCCTGGACTGGTACAAAGAAGAGATTCGATTAGCACCCAATTGGTCGCCTCGGATAATCGCGGTGGGCGTAGAGAAATCGGACGTGATTTTTTCAGCAATATTAGTAGTGATTTAAATGGCATCGCTGCGCAAACTAGCAGCATGTTTAGTGATCTATTTG gaagtaaaaataattctaatagAAATGCCGGTCTCCACTCTCAGTCGCAGAAATCAGACAAGAAAACACCGATGCTTGGACCATTCCctaaaa GTAAAACAGGATTAGTGGAACGTTCATCGTTGATTAAACATTCGACGAATAAAAACACTCAGGAAGAGCTTCAGAGGATGCAGAATGCTGAAAGATCCAATGTAAATAGTGACAATCAAGCATTCTTGACCGAT GTAGTGAATCAAATTTTGACAGGCGAAGGTGTCGGTTGGTTGAAGTTGAATAGGTTGAAGAAACTTATGGAAGATGAAAGCTACAGAGATTTTGTTGTCACGAAGCTTAACAAAGGTCTAAACAAGAAAATCAGCCCTGATGATCATATCGACGATGTG TGTGTTTCAAAACCAGTGTACAAAGGAATGCTAAAGTGCCTTCAAGCAGTGGCTCACGGTCTTGGACACACTTACAATAACTTTGGACTTGGTGGAATGGCATCAGTTTTCCAATTAATGGAGATTGCACACACTCATTACTGGAGCAAGGATCTTTCTGAGGGAACTTTTGATAGTTCTTTAATGTCTCAA TCATCTAGTCCATTTGGCAGTAGAGAAAATTTAAAGTCACCGCAATCACCATCTCAACCTGAACTCGCTGAAGCATCTCAAAAATCAG ACCCGCCACAAGTTCATTTGGAAATGCCACACGGTCACACATCACCAGCGAACGAGGGGAATCAATCGACAACAGACATGTTCCTTGATATGTTCACTAAAAAAGGAAAGTTCCTCAGCAGGCTAACGTCGTTTGATTCTGAG AGTGGGCGGGGAGGTGGAACAGGAAGCAGCGAAGCTTTATCCACAGACGGAGGTAGCATTATCACTAATCCTGCTTTTCGGCAAGCCCACCAAGCTTCTTTCCGAAGCACTGTCTCTGATAGCGAGGTCGAACAAGGAAAT TTTCCACGTCAACCAAAGCAACGTACGGGAAGCGTATGGTCAAGCAAATCTTCTTTGAGTACTGGTTTCCGGTATCACGGGGGAAGTTTGGTACCCACCACCACTGCACCCAGTCCAGAAGCAGCAAGAACCTATTTATTCGAgg GTTTGTTAGGGAAAGAACGATCTTCGCTTTGGGACCAGATGCAATTTTGGGAAGATGCATTTTTGGATGCAGTTTCTCAAGAAAGAGATATGATTGGCATGGATCAAGGTCCTGGAGAGATGATGGAAAG GTATAAGAGTTTGAGCGAAAGTGAAAAGAAACGTTTGGAACATGACGAAGATAGATTACTGTGCACTTTGTTGCACAATTTAACGGCAATCTTGGTGATGTTGAACGTTGAAAAGAACGAGCTGAAGCGTAAAGTGAGAAGGCTACTTGGGAAAAGCCATATTGGTTTGATCTATAGTCAAGAGCTCAATCAACTTCTTGACCAAATACATAATCTT TACGGGAATGATATAGATTTGAAGCCTCTTACGTCTCGACAAATGCATCGGCAGTCGTTCACGGTGCACGCTGGTGTTGATGCTGAAGGTGATCTACGTTTTCTCGAGGTTCGCCACGACGGACTCGTGTTGAGATCCGTGAACGGCGTAATCGTTGAACGATGGTGGTACGAACGTTTGGTGAACATGACTTACAGTCCAAAGAACAAAGTTTTGTGCCTTTGGCGACGGAACGGCGGGCAAACGCAGCTGCATAAGTATTACACTAAAAAG TGCAAGGACCTATATTACTGTATAAAAGATGCAATGGAGAAGGCTGCTGCCCGTGGTCGTGGTGCAAACGTAGGAATTGAACTTGGCGGTGAATTTCCGGTTCAAGATATGCGCACCGGTGAGGGTGGACTTCTGCAGGTTTGCATGGAGGGCGTGGGTCTCCTCTTCGCGAATAGCAAG TTTTTTGTAAGACTCGATCATATCCGCAAGTGCTTTACTCAGAAGGATGGGATCTTTGTATTGGAAGAATTCA atCCTAAAACTAGACAAGTAATTCAACGTAAATATAAGTCTCAAATG GCAGATCAAATCTGCTATTCCGTACTCTGTGTGTTCTCTTACTTGGCCGCTGGTTTGGAGCAACGAAAGCAACAACAAATCCAGCAAccacagcagcagcaacatcAACAGCAACAATCTCAATCGCATCATCATCAGTttcaacaacaacaacaacaacaacaacagcaacaacaacaacaacaacaacagctaCAACGTCAACAGGCACAACAGAAACATCACCAGCAACAACGTGCACAATTACTGCAGCAAccgcagcagcagcagcagcagcagcagcagcaacaacagcaacagcaacagctgCATCAACGTCAACAACATCAATCTCAAGCTCAACAACATTCAGGTAGCAATATGACCCAAAGTGCGCAGGGTCATAAAAGCACTCATTTCGACTCCTTTCCTAAACATCACTGA